A single window of Rudaeicoccus suwonensis DNA harbors:
- the gabT gene encoding 4-aminobutyrate--2-oxoglutarate transaminase, protein MTVTTTDIPQRRELKTALPGPNSQALAARRSQAVAAGVSSTMPVFVARAGGGVIEDVDGNVLIDLGSGIAVTTVGNSAPRVVDQVQQQVADFTHTCFMISPYEEYVAVAEKLAELTPGDHAKKSALFNSGAEAVENAIKIARYATGRQAVVAVDHAYHGRTNLTMALTAKAMPYKKGFGPFASDVYRVPTSYPFRDPEGMTGEQAAQRAIGTAEKTIGADQIAAIIIEPIQGEGGFIVPAPGFLATIAQWCTDNGIVFIADEVQSGFARTGAWFACDHEGVVPDLVTTAKGIAGGLPLAAVTGRAELMDSVHAGGLGGTYGGNPVACAAALGAIETMQSDGLVARAAEIEQLATATLRQLQASTPAIGDVRGRGGMLAIEIVKPGTKEPDAALTAAVAKKCHEQGVIILTCGTYGNVIRLLPPLVISDELLTEGLQVLGQAFAELA, encoded by the coding sequence ATGACTGTCACGACCACCGATATCCCTCAGCGTCGCGAGCTGAAAACCGCTCTGCCCGGCCCGAATTCGCAGGCGCTTGCGGCCCGGCGCAGCCAGGCGGTCGCGGCTGGGGTGTCCTCGACGATGCCGGTCTTCGTCGCCCGCGCAGGCGGCGGCGTGATCGAAGACGTCGACGGCAACGTACTGATCGACCTCGGCTCCGGCATCGCGGTCACCACGGTGGGCAACTCGGCGCCGCGCGTCGTCGACCAGGTGCAGCAGCAGGTCGCCGACTTCACCCACACCTGCTTCATGATCAGCCCCTACGAGGAGTATGTCGCCGTCGCGGAGAAGCTGGCCGAGCTCACCCCGGGTGACCACGCCAAGAAGTCGGCGCTGTTCAACTCCGGCGCCGAAGCAGTCGAGAACGCCATCAAGATCGCGCGTTACGCCACCGGTCGGCAGGCCGTCGTCGCAGTCGACCACGCCTACCACGGCCGCACCAACCTCACGATGGCGTTGACCGCCAAGGCGATGCCGTACAAGAAGGGCTTTGGTCCGTTCGCGTCCGACGTCTATCGGGTGCCGACGTCATACCCGTTCCGCGACCCGGAGGGCATGACCGGTGAACAGGCCGCGCAGCGTGCGATCGGCACAGCGGAGAAGACCATCGGCGCCGACCAGATCGCCGCGATCATCATCGAGCCGATCCAAGGCGAAGGCGGCTTCATCGTCCCGGCCCCGGGCTTCCTGGCCACCATCGCGCAGTGGTGCACCGACAACGGCATCGTCTTCATCGCCGATGAGGTGCAGAGCGGATTCGCCCGCACGGGAGCTTGGTTCGCATGCGACCACGAGGGTGTCGTCCCTGACCTGGTCACCACGGCCAAGGGCATCGCGGGCGGTCTGCCGCTCGCAGCCGTCACCGGTCGCGCCGAGTTGATGGACTCCGTGCATGCCGGTGGCCTGGGCGGCACGTATGGCGGCAACCCGGTCGCGTGCGCAGCAGCACTCGGAGCCATCGAGACCATGCAGTCCGACGGGCTCGTCGCCCGCGCGGCCGAGATCGAGCAGCTTGCGACGGCCACCCTGCGTCAGCTGCAGGCCAGCACTCCGGCCATCGGCGACGTGCGTGGCCGCGGCGGCATGCTCGCGATCGAGATCGTCAAGCCCGGCACCAAGGAGCCCGACGCGGCCCTCACGGCCGCCGTCGCCAAGAAGTGCCACGAGCAGGGTGTGATCATCCTGACCTGTGGCACCTACGGCAATGTGATCCGGTTGCTGCCGCCGCTGGTCATCAGCGACGAGCTGCTGACCGAGGGTCTGCAGGTGCTGGGCCAGGCGTTCGCCGAACTCGCCTGA
- the hisN gene encoding histidinol-phosphatase, which yields MPSYDDDLRLAHVLADTVEPLTMGRFRATDLHVDTKPDLTPVTDADTSTEEAIRAQLKRARPRDAVLGEEQGTEGNSERLWVIDPIDGTKNFVRGVPVWATLIALVVADTPVLGLVAAPALGRRWWAGRGTGAWSGRNLSGAKAIHVSGVSQLADASLSLGDWRDWAEIDRREQMLGLLDSVWRVRGYGDFWSHMLVAEGACDVAPEPSLEVYDMAALAPIVTEAGGRFTGLDGRDGPWSGNALSSNGLLHDEVLARLAAPARP from the coding sequence ATGCCCTCGTATGACGATGACCTGCGCCTGGCCCATGTCCTGGCTGACACCGTGGAGCCGCTCACGATGGGCCGATTTCGCGCGACCGACCTGCACGTCGACACCAAGCCAGACCTGACACCGGTCACCGACGCCGACACCTCGACGGAGGAGGCGATCCGGGCGCAACTCAAACGGGCCCGGCCGCGCGATGCCGTCCTCGGCGAGGAGCAGGGCACCGAGGGCAACAGCGAGCGTCTGTGGGTGATCGACCCGATCGACGGCACCAAGAACTTCGTCCGCGGAGTGCCGGTCTGGGCGACGCTGATCGCGCTCGTCGTCGCAGACACCCCGGTGCTCGGCCTGGTCGCTGCCCCGGCGTTGGGGCGCCGGTGGTGGGCCGGCCGGGGCACCGGCGCGTGGAGCGGCCGGAACCTGTCCGGTGCCAAGGCGATTCACGTGTCCGGCGTCTCGCAGCTGGCCGATGCGTCGCTGTCGTTGGGCGACTGGCGCGACTGGGCCGAGATCGACCGCCGCGAGCAGATGCTCGGTCTGCTGGATTCGGTATGGCGGGTGCGCGGTTACGGCGACTTCTGGTCGCACATGCTCGTGGCCGAGGGAGCCTGCGACGTCGCACCGGAGCCCTCCCTCGAGGTCTACGACATGGCCGCGCTGGCACCGATCGTGACCGAAGCCGGCGGACGGTTCACCGGCCTTGACGGCCGGGACGGACCGTGGAGCGGCAATGCGCTGTCGAGCAACGGCCTGTTGCACGACGAGGTCCTCGCCCGACTGGCGGCACCTGCCCGGCCTTGA
- a CDS encoding DUF3349 domain-containing protein encodes MSTHLLQSITEWLRKGYPEGIPPKDFPPLLALLERSLTPDEVRSVVATVISDNPDGEITLESVSLAIEQIKDAPPIEDDINEVASRLAAAGWPLSLHTGSDDSAESDATSQDRPGVLMRVLGWLRAGYPEGIPTTDYVPILALLHRRLTDEEVKQVVRTLKAERRATLGGKGPILESDAFDLIAEITHDEPSAADLDRVRARLAKKGWPLESGRDQATSIASVAD; translated from the coding sequence ATGTCGACACACCTGCTGCAATCGATCACCGAGTGGCTCCGCAAGGGATACCCCGAAGGCATTCCGCCCAAGGACTTCCCCCCGCTGCTCGCGCTGCTGGAGCGCTCGCTCACACCTGACGAGGTGCGATCGGTCGTCGCGACGGTGATCTCCGACAATCCCGACGGCGAGATCACCCTGGAGTCGGTCTCACTCGCGATCGAGCAGATCAAGGACGCGCCACCGATCGAGGACGACATCAACGAGGTCGCCTCACGCCTGGCGGCCGCCGGTTGGCCCCTGTCACTGCACACCGGCAGCGATGACTCGGCTGAGAGCGACGCGACCAGTCAGGACCGTCCCGGCGTGCTGATGCGGGTGCTCGGCTGGCTGCGCGCCGGGTATCCCGAGGGCATCCCGACGACCGACTATGTGCCGATCCTGGCCCTGCTGCACCGACGGCTGACCGACGAAGAGGTCAAGCAGGTGGTCCGCACTCTCAAGGCCGAACGCCGCGCCACTCTTGGCGGCAAGGGCCCGATCCTGGAGTCCGACGCCTTCGATCTGATCGCCGAGATCACACACGACGAGCCCAGCGCCGCCGACCTCGACCGAGTGCGCGCCCGCCTCGCCAAGAAGGGGTGGCCGCTGGAGAGCGGCCGTGACCAGGCGACCTCGATCGCGTCGGTCGCCGACTGA
- a CDS encoding inorganic phosphate transporter: MSAEIFILILLIVTAVGFDFTNGFHDTGNAMATSIATGALKPKAAVAVSAVLNLVGGFLSVEVAITVTTSVLKIQKKSGGLVAGLSPEKAMFIIFAGLIGGILWNLVTWLFGLPSSSSHALFGGLIGSGLAAIGTSGINWNGLVVKVIIPAVLSPFIAGAIAAIGTFLVYATTKRSRKSAKDRGFRWGQVATASLVSLAHGTGDAQKTMGVIALALIAHGSLSDKSIKADGLPVWIIVLCAGAIALGTYIGGWRIIRTLGKGLVEIEAPQGMAAEASSAAIILTSSSLGMALSTTHVATGSIMGSGLGKPGAKVRWAVAGRMAAGWIITLPCAAIVGALSYFVGHLVGGAAGAGLIFVILVGLAAFIYLRAQKQKVDAANVNAAWDDSTNSVAPSERPEATRVA, from the coding sequence GTGAGCGCAGAGATCTTCATCCTCATTCTGCTCATCGTCACGGCGGTGGGATTCGACTTCACCAACGGCTTCCACGACACCGGCAACGCCATGGCGACGTCCATCGCAACCGGCGCGCTCAAGCCGAAAGCCGCCGTGGCTGTCTCGGCGGTGCTCAACCTCGTCGGCGGATTCCTATCGGTCGAAGTGGCAATCACCGTCACGACCTCAGTGCTGAAGATCCAGAAGAAATCAGGCGGCCTCGTAGCCGGCCTCAGCCCGGAAAAGGCGATGTTCATCATCTTCGCCGGGCTCATCGGCGGCATCCTGTGGAACCTGGTCACCTGGCTGTTCGGTCTGCCCAGCAGTTCCTCCCACGCTCTGTTCGGCGGACTCATCGGCTCCGGCCTGGCCGCCATCGGCACCAGCGGCATCAACTGGAACGGCCTGGTCGTCAAGGTCATCATCCCCGCAGTGCTCTCGCCCTTCATCGCCGGAGCGATCGCCGCCATCGGCACCTTCCTGGTCTACGCGACGACCAAGCGGTCGCGAAAGTCGGCCAAGGACAGAGGCTTTCGCTGGGGCCAGGTGGCCACCGCCTCGCTCGTCTCGCTGGCCCACGGCACCGGTGACGCCCAGAAGACGATGGGTGTCATCGCCCTCGCCCTCATCGCTCACGGCTCCCTCAGCGACAAGAGCATCAAGGCCGACGGACTGCCGGTCTGGATCATCGTGCTGTGTGCCGGCGCCATCGCGCTGGGCACCTACATCGGCGGCTGGCGCATCATCCGCACCCTGGGCAAGGGTCTGGTGGAGATAGAGGCACCGCAAGGTATGGCGGCCGAGGCGTCCTCCGCGGCGATCATCCTGACCTCCAGCAGCCTCGGTATGGCGCTGTCCACGACGCACGTTGCGACCGGCTCCATCATGGGCAGCGGTCTCGGCAAGCCGGGAGCGAAGGTCCGCTGGGCGGTAGCCGGGCGGATGGCCGCCGGCTGGATCATCACCCTGCCGTGCGCGGCGATCGTGGGTGCGCTGAGCTACTTCGTCGGCCACCTCGTCGGCGGCGCCGCCGGGGCCGGGCTGATCTTCGTGATCCTCGTCGGACTCGCCGCCTTCATCTACCTGCGCGCTCAGAAGCAGAAGGTCGACGCCGCCAATGTCAACGCCGCATGGGACGACTCGACCAACAGCGTCGCGCCCAGCGAACGTCCTGAAGCCACCCGCGTGGCCTGA
- a CDS encoding FUSC family protein — protein MPSAIPSALSRQVMTFAEVKPAPGRWKFALHATAITAVAVALISLILGPALALVGLLGAFLGVVASNRPIRNRLVILSAMDATYIVGTALGTLVGESPVLLTMLLCTIAVITVLGYNTLVGEPPGAMFLIIGPAIATYLPSVGMARGSIIAVAAIGCIGASAASLLLQLLTPRQAEQDAMDGARQAVTEYLDTDVETTPLSRRAALRDNAYANVFAASMILEDAVGREPRLHRWRQMNSELRRLHVAIVERIVRIHLLGSTVAVSGMEQRRYLGRPDATYLVRWGLSTASLPWLAARRIGAAVLLTCVVSYGFHIGHPYWSVMTAALIMSMQADRLSLTHRALHRLAGTVVGIGVFAAVHSLHLSGIIVVLITLVLVFFIQLLAVRNYAIAVIFVTPMALLISTASSPYKPIGTIVGQRFLETLIGAAASLLVIWIMGRRTPIALVRRQFRRTLRSLERLLLLLSDGQQSTDSGYAARRDLAFEKLQCGRILQIAQSDLPGELADGDELETALNELTYVVLAACWTTDPVTALDAHAMAQRLQRLLAHLPPVGTTPVDATGIADALRVLLRVGKRLNIE, from the coding sequence ATGCCCTCCGCCATACCGAGCGCTCTCAGCCGTCAGGTGATGACCTTCGCGGAGGTCAAACCGGCACCCGGCCGCTGGAAGTTCGCGCTGCACGCCACGGCGATCACGGCAGTCGCCGTCGCCCTGATCAGCCTCATCCTCGGACCCGCACTGGCGCTGGTCGGCCTGCTGGGCGCCTTCCTCGGAGTCGTCGCCAGCAACCGCCCGATCCGCAACCGGCTGGTCATCCTCAGCGCGATGGATGCCACCTACATCGTCGGCACGGCGCTCGGCACGCTCGTCGGCGAGAGCCCGGTGTTGTTGACCATGCTGCTGTGCACCATCGCCGTGATCACCGTGCTGGGTTACAACACACTGGTGGGCGAGCCACCCGGCGCAATGTTCCTGATCATCGGCCCGGCGATCGCGACGTATCTGCCCTCGGTCGGTATGGCGCGCGGCTCGATCATCGCGGTCGCCGCCATCGGCTGCATCGGAGCCTCGGCCGCTTCACTGCTGCTGCAGTTGCTCACGCCGCGTCAGGCCGAGCAGGACGCCATGGACGGCGCGCGCCAGGCCGTCACCGAATACCTCGACACGGACGTCGAGACCACCCCGCTGTCGCGGCGCGCAGCCTTGCGGGACAACGCCTACGCCAATGTCTTTGCAGCGTCGATGATTCTGGAGGACGCCGTCGGCCGGGAGCCGCGACTGCACCGCTGGCGACAGATGAACTCCGAACTGCGCCGACTGCACGTCGCCATCGTCGAGCGCATCGTGCGGATCCACCTGCTTGGCAGCACCGTCGCCGTCTCAGGCATGGAGCAGCGTCGTTACCTCGGGCGACCTGATGCGACATACCTGGTCAGATGGGGTCTGTCGACGGCCTCGCTGCCGTGGCTTGCCGCGCGGCGTATCGGGGCCGCCGTGCTGCTCACCTGCGTGGTGTCCTACGGATTTCACATCGGCCATCCGTACTGGTCGGTGATGACCGCGGCGCTGATCATGTCGATGCAGGCCGATCGACTGTCCCTGACCCACCGTGCGCTGCACCGGTTGGCCGGAACGGTCGTCGGCATCGGGGTGTTCGCCGCCGTGCACTCGCTGCACCTGAGCGGGATCATCGTCGTGTTGATCACGCTGGTGCTGGTGTTCTTCATCCAGTTGCTGGCCGTGCGCAACTACGCCATCGCTGTCATCTTCGTCACACCCATGGCGCTTCTGATCAGCACCGCCAGCAGTCCCTACAAGCCGATCGGCACGATCGTCGGCCAGCGTTTTCTGGAGACCCTGATCGGCGCGGCGGCCTCGTTGCTGGTGATCTGGATCATGGGCCGCCGCACGCCGATCGCCTTGGTGCGTCGACAGTTCCGCCGGACGCTGCGCTCGCTGGAACGACTGCTGCTCCTGCTCAGCGACGGTCAGCAGTCGACCGACAGCGGGTACGCCGCGCGCCGCGATCTGGCCTTCGAGAAGCTGCAGTGCGGCCGGATCCTGCAGATCGCACAGAGCGATCTGCCTGGCGAGTTGGCCGATGGGGATGAACTCGAGACGGCTTTGAACGAACTGACGTATGTCGTGCTGGCGGCGTGCTGGACGACCGATCCGGTGACAGCTCTCGACGCGCATGCGATGGCGCAACGACTCCAGCGTCTGCTGGCACATCTCCCTCCGGTAGGCACGACGCCGGTCGACGCGACCGGCATCGCCGATGCACTGCGCGTGCTGCTGCGGGTCGGGAAGCGTCTGAACATCGAGTGA
- the rsgA gene encoding ribosome small subunit-dependent GTPase A, with amino-acid sequence MPQPSRRYDESDVRVRPSRKGSRPRTKDRPAHADAEIGMVVGVDRGRWTCLLDGHEVTAMRARELGRTSTVVGDRVALVGDTSGDPGTLARIVRVEPRSSVLRRTADDTDPYERVIVANADQLAIVTALADPEPRPRMVDRCLVAAYDAGMEPLLVLTKADLVSPEGFLANYDGLDIPHCVVSRTAQGTLDGAAVELVRARLHDQVTVFVGHSGVGKSTLVNALVPGVDRATGVVNAVTGRGRHTSTSAIALALPDGGWVIDTPGVRSFGLAHVDPDRIITYFPELAGGTDDCPRGCSHDEPDCGLDAWVAAGNAGPVGVARLASLRRLLRSRAGEAGDGPDRG; translated from the coding sequence GTGCCTCAACCCAGCCGCCGGTATGACGAGAGCGACGTGCGCGTGCGGCCCAGCCGCAAGGGCAGCCGTCCCCGCACGAAAGACCGCCCCGCCCACGCCGATGCCGAGATCGGCATGGTCGTCGGCGTCGACCGCGGCCGGTGGACCTGCCTGCTCGACGGCCACGAGGTCACCGCAATGCGAGCCAGGGAACTCGGCCGCACCAGCACCGTCGTCGGTGACCGCGTCGCCCTGGTGGGAGACACCTCCGGGGATCCGGGCACACTGGCGCGGATCGTGCGCGTCGAACCCCGCTCCAGCGTGCTGCGGCGAACCGCTGACGACACCGATCCTTACGAGCGCGTCATCGTCGCCAACGCCGACCAACTGGCCATCGTCACGGCGCTCGCCGACCCCGAGCCTCGTCCCCGCATGGTCGACCGCTGCCTGGTCGCGGCATACGACGCGGGCATGGAGCCTCTGCTCGTCCTCACCAAGGCCGATCTGGTGTCGCCGGAGGGTTTCCTGGCCAACTACGACGGGCTCGACATACCGCACTGTGTGGTGTCACGCACCGCACAGGGAACGCTCGACGGTGCCGCGGTCGAGCTCGTCCGGGCGCGGCTGCACGATCAGGTGACGGTCTTCGTCGGGCACTCGGGCGTGGGCAAGTCGACGCTGGTGAACGCCCTTGTGCCGGGTGTGGACCGGGCGACCGGCGTCGTCAACGCCGTGACCGGCCGCGGGCGGCACACCTCGACGTCGGCGATCGCTTTGGCATTGCCCGACGGCGGCTGGGTCATCGACACCCCGGGCGTGCGGTCTTTCGGGTTGGCGCACGTCGACCCCGATCGCATCATCACGTACTTCCCCGAACTCGCCGGTGGCACCGACGACTGCCCCCGAGGCTGCAGTCACGACGAGCCGGACTGCGGTCTCGACGCCTGGGTCGCCGCCGGAAACGCCGGCCCGGTCGGTGTGGCCAGGTTGGCGTCGCTGCGCAGGCTGCTGCGGTCCCGCGCCGGCGAGGCCGGCGACGGTCCGGATCGAGGCTGA
- the aroA gene encoding 3-phosphoshikimate 1-carboxyvinyltransferase, with protein sequence MSSEHPHPSHDWPAPTAVAPIEATVTVPGSKSLTNRYLVLAALADDTSRLTRPLRSRDTTLMCSALQSLGTTITTSDDDTEWIVEPAPLQGPAQIDCGLAGTVMRFLPPVAALAEGTVSFDGDEGARRRPMAPVLQALRTIGVDVDGDGLPFRLTGAGRVAGGNVHLDASGSSQFVSALLLAGARYDDGITVIHDGKQVPSLPHIAMTVEVLRDAGVLVDDSDVNRWRVEPSPIRSLEVDVEPDLSNAAAFLAAAVVTGGRVTVPGWPSATSQAGDKLREILGVFGAEVTLDRHGLTVVGPERITAVDLDLHEASELTPVVAAIAAFADGPSYFRGVAHIRGHETDRLAALATELNRLGGDVTETPDGLIIRPQRMHGDVFRTYADHRMVMTAAVIGLRVAGVAVQDAGTVAKTLPEFTTLWARMIGA encoded by the coding sequence ATGAGTTCCGAACATCCGCATCCCAGCCATGACTGGCCCGCACCCACGGCGGTCGCCCCGATCGAGGCGACCGTGACCGTCCCGGGCAGCAAGTCGTTGACCAACCGCTACCTGGTGCTTGCCGCCCTCGCCGATGACACGTCGCGTCTGACCCGGCCGCTGCGCTCACGTGACACCACGCTCATGTGCTCGGCGCTGCAATCGCTCGGCACCACGATCACGACCAGCGACGACGACACGGAGTGGATCGTCGAGCCGGCGCCGTTGCAGGGTCCCGCACAGATCGACTGCGGCTTGGCCGGCACCGTGATGCGTTTCCTGCCTCCGGTGGCCGCGCTCGCCGAGGGCACCGTGTCCTTCGACGGTGACGAAGGCGCCCGGCGGCGACCGATGGCACCCGTACTGCAGGCATTGCGCACGATCGGGGTCGACGTCGACGGAGACGGCCTGCCCTTCCGGCTGACCGGAGCCGGCCGGGTGGCCGGCGGAAATGTGCACCTCGACGCGTCCGGCTCGTCGCAGTTCGTCAGTGCGCTGCTGCTCGCTGGAGCGCGCTATGACGACGGCATCACCGTCATACACGACGGAAAGCAGGTGCCCTCGTTGCCGCACATCGCGATGACCGTCGAGGTGCTGCGCGACGCCGGGGTGCTCGTCGACGACTCCGACGTCAACCGGTGGCGGGTCGAGCCCTCGCCGATCAGGTCACTCGAGGTCGACGTCGAGCCGGATCTGTCGAATGCCGCGGCATTCCTGGCTGCCGCGGTCGTCACCGGCGGTCGGGTGACCGTTCCGGGCTGGCCGTCGGCGACCTCGCAAGCCGGTGACAAGTTGCGCGAGATCCTGGGCGTGTTCGGCGCCGAGGTCACCCTCGACCGGCACGGCCTCACGGTGGTCGGCCCGGAGCGGATCACCGCCGTCGACCTCGACCTGCACGAAGCCAGCGAACTCACGCCTGTCGTGGCCGCGATCGCCGCCTTCGCCGACGGACCGTCATACTTTCGCGGGGTCGCACACATCCGCGGTCACGAGACCGACCGGCTGGCTGCCCTGGCGACCGAGCTCAACCGTCTCGGCGGCGACGTCACCGAGACGCCGGACGGTCTGATCATCCGGCCGCAGCGGATGCACGGCGATGTCTTTCGCACGTATGCCGACCACCGGATGGTCATGACTGCGGCGGTCATCGGCCTGCGCGTCGCCGGTGTGGCCGTCCAGGACGCCGGCACCGTCGCCAAGACGCTGCCGGAGTTCACCACGTTGTGGGCCCGGATGATCGGCGCCTGA
- a CDS encoding SOS response-associated peptidase — MCGRYAASFAPDDLVDDFEIDQDRTDETTRSILVNPQDPPAGAPDWNMAPTKQAPVVLTRATADAPPARQLRLLTWGLVPSWAKDTKVGLRMINARAETLLDKGAFARAALARRCLVPADGWYEWQVSPTAVDTKGRPRKQPFFVRRADGQIAAFAGVYEFWRDRSLPEGDPGAWVASYSIVTTAAEPGLDRIHDRQPLVLDRGDWSRWLDPALVDPGPVRAMLESAPRGRFEAWPVGAAVGSGRNNGPDLLRPAPAEDLVGVVDPMTGEVIG; from the coding sequence ATGTGTGGCCGGTATGCCGCGAGCTTCGCGCCCGACGACCTGGTCGATGACTTCGAGATCGACCAGGACCGCACTGACGAAACCACCCGCTCGATCCTGGTCAACCCGCAGGATCCGCCCGCTGGAGCGCCGGACTGGAACATGGCACCGACCAAACAGGCGCCGGTCGTGCTGACCCGCGCGACAGCGGACGCACCACCCGCGCGGCAGTTACGCCTGCTGACCTGGGGCCTGGTGCCCTCGTGGGCCAAGGACACCAAGGTCGGTCTGCGGATGATCAACGCGCGCGCCGAGACCCTGCTCGACAAGGGCGCCTTCGCCCGGGCGGCGCTCGCGCGAAGGTGCCTCGTGCCCGCGGACGGTTGGTACGAATGGCAGGTGAGCCCCACCGCAGTCGACACCAAGGGACGGCCGCGCAAGCAGCCGTTCTTCGTGCGACGCGCGGACGGTCAGATCGCTGCGTTCGCCGGGGTCTACGAGTTCTGGCGGGACCGTTCGCTGCCGGAGGGCGATCCGGGCGCCTGGGTCGCGAGCTACTCGATCGTGACGACCGCGGCCGAACCCGGCCTCGACCGCATCCACGATCGGCAGCCGCTCGTGCTCGATCGAGGCGATTGGTCGCGCTGGCTGGATCCTGCTCTGGTCGACCCCGGCCCAGTCCGGGCGATGCTCGAGTCGGCGCCGCGCGGTCGCTTCGAGGCGTGGCCGGTCGGCGCGGCAGTGGGTTCAGGGCGCAACAACGGTCCCGATCTGCTGCGCCCGGCTCCGGCTGAAGACCTGGTCGGCGTGGTCGACCCGATGACCGGCGAGGTGATCGGGTGA
- a CDS encoding alpha/beta family hydrolase translates to MTLRVREIATPAGMARAHVERALTAKGTVILGHGAGGGVDAPDLVSLRRLVADGWCYVRVEQPWRVAGRRIATPPKTLDAAWVPVVEALTNGRWALPRPLVVGGRSAGARVACRTAATVVADAVLALSFPLHPPGSPEKSRAHEAALVLDSGMPLCVIQGGRDPFGRPEEVRAALGDGVEVRSVRGDHSFAAHPEDAFDAASAWLSTIGG, encoded by the coding sequence GTGACGCTCCGCGTCCGTGAGATCGCGACACCGGCAGGTATGGCGCGGGCACACGTCGAGCGGGCGCTCACGGCCAAGGGCACGGTGATCCTGGGCCACGGCGCGGGCGGTGGAGTCGATGCCCCTGACCTGGTGTCGCTGCGCCGGCTCGTGGCCGACGGATGGTGCTACGTACGCGTCGAGCAGCCCTGGCGTGTTGCCGGTCGCAGGATCGCCACTCCACCGAAAACACTTGACGCTGCGTGGGTTCCGGTGGTTGAGGCGCTGACGAACGGGCGATGGGCGTTACCGCGCCCCCTGGTCGTGGGCGGGCGCTCGGCGGGGGCGCGGGTTGCCTGTCGCACGGCGGCAACTGTTGTCGCGGATGCGGTCCTGGCGCTGTCCTTCCCGTTGCACCCGCCAGGTTCTCCGGAAAAATCCCGCGCACACGAGGCCGCGCTGGTTCTCGACAGCGGCATGCCGCTGTGCGTCATACAGGGCGGTCGCGATCCGTTCGGGCGACCGGAGGAGGTGCGGGCCGCGCTGGGCGACGGCGTCGAGGTGCGCAGTGTGCGCGGCGACCACAGCTTCGCGGCGCACCCCGAGGATGCGTTCGACGCCGCGAGCGCATGGCTGTCGACGATTGGCGGGTAA
- the fgd gene encoding glucose-6-phosphate dehydrogenase (coenzyme-F420), with the protein MTLRIGYKASAEQFGPRELVDLAVEAERCGLDSAFASDHFQPWRHDGGHAPHALTWLAAAGARTERIALGTSVLTPSFRYNPAVLAQTFATLGCLYPGRVILGVGSGEALNEIAVGQQGWPDFKERFARLRESVRLMRQLWTKERVTFEGDYYRTSDATIYDRPDEPIPVYVAAGGPTVAKYAGRMGDGMIVTSGKGMSLYADELVPAMHEGETLGKRSPGDVEQLLEVKISYDRDPEQALENTRFWAPLALTAEQKHSLHDPIEMERAADELPIEQIASRWIVASDAQTVVDQVRPYVDLGFTHLVVHGPGQDQRRFLQQFSADVVPALREL; encoded by the coding sequence ATGACGCTTCGTATCGGATACAAGGCATCGGCCGAGCAGTTCGGTCCTCGCGAACTCGTCGATCTGGCGGTGGAGGCGGAACGATGCGGGCTCGACAGTGCATTCGCCTCCGACCACTTCCAGCCGTGGCGTCATGACGGCGGCCATGCACCCCACGCACTGACCTGGCTGGCCGCAGCAGGCGCGCGCACCGAGCGGATCGCGCTGGGCACCTCGGTGCTGACGCCGAGCTTCCGCTACAACCCGGCCGTGCTCGCGCAGACCTTCGCGACGCTCGGCTGCCTGTATCCGGGTCGGGTCATCCTGGGCGTCGGCTCCGGTGAGGCGCTCAACGAGATCGCCGTCGGGCAGCAGGGCTGGCCGGACTTCAAGGAGCGCTTCGCCCGGCTGCGTGAGTCGGTGCGGTTGATGCGGCAACTGTGGACCAAGGAGCGCGTCACCTTCGAAGGCGATTACTACCGCACCTCCGACGCGACCATCTATGACCGCCCCGATGAGCCGATCCCGGTGTACGTCGCGGCCGGCGGCCCGACCGTGGCGAAGTATGCCGGCCGGATGGGTGACGGCATGATCGTCACCTCGGGCAAGGGCATGAGTCTGTATGCCGATGAACTGGTGCCGGCGATGCACGAAGGCGAGACGTTGGGCAAGCGTTCGCCGGGCGACGTGGAGCAGTTGCTCGAGGTCAAGATTTCCTACGACCGCGACCCCGAGCAGGCACTGGAGAACACGAGATTCTGGGCGCCGCTGGCGCTCACCGCCGAGCAGAAGCACAGCCTGCACGACCCGATCGAGATGGAGCGCGCGGCGGACGAGCTTCCCATCGAGCAGATCGCCTCACGCTGGATCGTGGCGTCGGATGCACAGACAGTGGTCGACCAAGTCCGCCCGTATGTCGATCTCGGGTTCACGCACCTGGTGGTGCACGGCCCGGGTCAGGACCAGCGCAGGTTCTTGCAGCAGTTCAGCGCAGACGTGGTGCCGGCGCTGCGGGAGCTGTAA